CTTGTGAATGAAAGATTCCTAGTGCTCTCGTCATTTGGAGTACCTAACAAATCAGTTGTCAACGGTATAGGCAAACAATGCAAGGAGGTAAGCCAAAATGATTAAGAGTCCCCTCAAAATCCCAAATAGAGCTAGCACGGATTCTGTATAAAAATTtgtcaacaatatcaacataGTGAATGTAGTTTCACGGAATGGGGTCCAGAGAAGATAGAGTGTAAGTAGATtttaagtctatcttagaggTGAGATTGAGAGGTTGTTTGTCATAGACTTTGGTTCAAGACATAAATAGTATAGAAAAAGACGTAATGGAAGTACAAGAGacaatagaaaataataaaaacaacaaataatagaaaaatagtactataataataatattaaaatcgaATTACACAAAACAACATATAGTGACATTCGTCGAAAAACAAGAAACCACAAAGAATAGTACTATGCCTACTAGTTATAGGGCAATAAGACAATATCGATCGCAACATTCTTATCTCCATCACTTTTATCCTCTGAATGTGAGAATTCTTGATTGACCAACAATTTGATCCATATAATATAGCTTGTCTAATcaccatctataaaacttgccTTTAATTTTAGGTCACACTTTCATTCTCTGGACCCGAGCCGTCATTTCATCTATCCCCATTCCCCTATTATTATAGTGAGTGACATTTTGATCAATTTCCTTCAATAATATGACGCATGAGGCTGATGAAAATAAAGACTTTAATACACAAGTCATCCAGGGATAGTTCAATTActaatatttatttcaaaatgAGGACGGAGTAGTCTTGTTCTAACTTCCAAGACATTGTCTAGTAAGTAAAGAGCTCTATTAATATACTACACAGTGACTTGAGCAATGACGTAGTTTTCCTTCCTGCAACGCCATGGCTTCCGTGGCCAAAACTTCATATATACATTTTATATTCCAGCAATCTTCAGTGTCTATCACAAAATCCCATTTCCTTTTTCCCCTTACCGTAGCAATTTCAGTGCTTTTCTTCAGTCATGGCGACAGAACTCCAAGATCGAGTAGCCATTGTTACCGGATCTTCTCGCGGAATCGGTAAAACTATTGCACTTCAATTGGCCTCACTTGGTGCTAAACTCGTCATCAACTATTCCTCCAACTCCACTCAAGCAGACGACGTCGTATCCCAGATCAATTCCACCTCCGCTTCCCCACGCGCCATCGCCGTCAAAGCCAACGTCTCCGACCCAGATCAAGTCAAATCCCTCTTTGACGCTGCAGAATCGGCTTTTCAATCGCCGGTCAACATCCTGGTCAACTCAGCCGGCGTACTCGACGGAAAATACCCGTCGATCTTAAACACAACTCTAGAGGATTTCGACAGGACTTTCGATGTGAACGCGCGTGGAGCTTTCGTGTGCTGCAAGGAAGGCGCTAAGAGAATCAAACACGGCGGAGGAGGGAGGATTATATGCTTATCGACGTCGTTAGCAGCGGCGTTTAGACCTGGGTATGGAGCGTACATCGCTTCAAAGGCGGCTGTGGAAGCAATGGTGAAGATACTGGCGAAGGAACTCAAAGGGACAGGAATAACGGCGAATTGTGTGGCGCCGGGACCCATAGCGACGGAATTGTTTTACGATGGGAAAACGGAGGCGATGATAAAGAAGGTGATTGATGATTGTCCACATGGAAGACTTGGCCTGCCGGAGGATATTGCGCCGGTGGTTGGTTTTTTGGCCGGCGATGCTTCTGAATGGGTTAATGGACAGATCATTCGGGTCAATGGCGGTTTCatctgaatttattttatttggcaAGAGTTTTGTTTAAATCTGCAGTTTAGCTTGTcatatctatatatttttttaatttgtttgccTTTGCGCATTCCAAGTCTTTGATGTGAATCAAATTAACATTTTGTATTGATTCTTGTCTTGTTACATTTGAAATCAcatttttaaattcaaaatattttgccATGAATTCAAACTTTTTTTCTTGCAATATGATATGAGTAATCCTAAGATTGTCAAGTGATTTCTATTAGCTTATCCTTAGGCTTAATCACATAAATTATTCCCCatttataactttttatagttttcttttatattataaatatata
This Solanum dulcamara chromosome 8, daSolDulc1.2, whole genome shotgun sequence DNA region includes the following protein-coding sequences:
- the LOC129899399 gene encoding NADPH-dependent aldehyde reductase-like protein, chloroplastic, producing the protein MATELQDRVAIVTGSSRGIGKTIALQLASLGAKLVINYSSNSTQADDVVSQINSTSASPRAIAVKANVSDPDQVKSLFDAAESAFQSPVNILVNSAGVLDGKYPSILNTTLEDFDRTFDVNARGAFVCCKEGAKRIKHGGGGRIICLSTSLAAAFRPGYGAYIASKAAVEAMVKILAKELKGTGITANCVAPGPIATELFYDGKTEAMIKKVIDDCPHGRLGLPEDIAPVVGFLAGDASEWVNGQIIRVNGGFI